The Candidatus Cloacimonadaceae bacterium DNA window GGATATCCCCGCCACGCTGGAAGTGCTTGAGACAAAAGCTGTTCCCGTGCTCGGTTGGCAATGCGACTGCTTTCCCAGATTTTATACCCGCGAGAGCATACACATGATTGACAGTATTGCCAATGAAGCCGAATTCGCAGCTTTTCATCAATTCCATCAAATCACCAATTTACCTGCCACCGGCATCCTGATCGCCAATCCGATACCTTCTGAATTTGAGCTCCCGTCCGAGCAAATCGATCCCTTCATCGAGAAAGGAATTGCCGCAGCCCGGGAAAATAATATCCGTGGAAAAGCCCTGACACCTTTTCTGCTTGACTTTCTGGCGGGAATCACAAAAGGTGAATCCGTGAGAGCCAATCTGGCGCTATTGGAAAACAACGTCCGGCTCGCCGCATTGCTCGCTAAGGCTTTGAAAGGATAGAAGATGAAATTGTATCTCTCGATCGACATGGAAGGGATGCCCGGAACCTATAACTGGGATCAGGAAAAAACTGATCGAGCGACGGTGAAAAGCCTCATGAGTGCTCACGTGGAGCTCGTTCTCAAAGAGATTTTACAGCATCCTAAGGCTTCCGCGATCGAAGAAATCGTGATCGCCGATTCTCACGCCGGAGGGGATAATCTGGGTTTTGAGATCACTGCTTTGGACAAAAGTATCTGCCTCATATCGGGAGGTCCGAGACCGAGATATATGCTGCCGGATTTTGACGCCGAATATGACCGCGTCTTCCTGCTTGGTTATCACAGCGGCACCGGCGCGTTGATGGGAAATATGGATCACACCTATTCAAACAGCCGTGTTCACAAGATATTCATCAATGACAAAGCGATGAATGAAGCGCTGATCAATGCCGCCTACGCGGGATACCATAAGGTTCCCGTGGCTTTGGTGACCGGGGATGAAGCGTTGCGAAAAGAACTCTTTAGGGAAGATGCCATGCCCTGGCTCGATTATGTGAGCACCAAGCGCGCAGTGGCAAAGTTTGCCGCTAAGAACTACTCTTCGCTACGGGTCGATCTCCAGATCAAAAATGCCGTGGAAAGAGCCTTGAACAAGGATCGGCAGGCAATCCCCCTCTATTCATTTTCAGCTCCCGTAAAGCTCAATATCGAGTTCCATTCCACCGCGATGACGGACGTCGCCTGTCTCATGCCATACGTCAAACGTCTGGACGGCAGAAACATAGAGTTTGTGGAAGATAACTATGGCATCGTCTTCGAAGCGCTCATGGCGTTGGTCACGTTAGCTTCAACGGCAAGCATGTAATATTATTACAAGGAGATACAAATGGACAAGCTGGTTACGATCAACAAGTATAACGACATCTTTGAAGCCGAATTGGCAAAGGGACTGCTCGCGGATAACGGTATCGAAGCCTTTCTGCAAAACGAACGCCTCATGTCCATTAGTCCCGCATTGGCAACGGGAAAGATCACTGTCGAACTTCAAGTGTGGGATAACGATGCAGAAACCGCCAGGCAAATTATCGATGGCGTGATGCAAAGAGATGATGTCGCGCAGATATTAAGAAACGAAGATGCCATGCTGGAAGGTCATTTTCTCTTGACTTCGGGCAAACATAGCAATATGTATGTGGAAAAGATCCGTTTGCTGCAAAACCCCGCCGCTACCTCGAAGCTTTGCGAGAAACTGTGTTATTTGCTCGATGAATATGACTTTGACTGCGTGGTTGGTCCTGCTTGCGGCGGCATCGTTTTAGCTTTTGAAGTGGCGCGGCAATTAGGTAAACCCTTCCTCTTTTGCCAGCGTAAGGACGGCGAAATGACCATCCGAAGCGGCTTTGACCTTTCGGAGATCAAGCGCGTCGCCATTATCGAGGATATCGTCACTACCGGAGGCAGCGTCTTTGAAGTGGTCAAGTGCCTGACCGGCAGAGGGGTAGAGATCGCAGTGATCGCAGCTTTGGTGGATCGTGGCGGTGGCTTGGTGGATTTTGGCTACCCCTTCCGAAGCCTTTTGCAGCTTGTGATCCCCACTTGGGAAGCGGACGATTGCGAACTCTGCAAAGAGGACGTCGTCTTGGTCAAACCCGGCAGCAGCGATAAGATACGTCTAAATTAAAATAGGAGTTTCCGGCGTTGTCAAGTATCGCCCTCATATCACTCTGTGGCGCTGATCAAAAGACACATCATGATGTGTTGCAGTTCTTCGAGATTCCTCCCGGCTTACGGGTCTGTCATTTTCTGATTGGGAAGTGTGAGCAGCCGCCCGAGCGTTCTGATATTCAGCAGATACTTATGCCCGGCACTGATGAAGAAGCAATCGTCTCTACTGCCAACCTTCTGAAAGACAACGACACCCGGCTCCTCGTTTTCGCCACTTCCGTTTCTGCTGATCTTTGGGAAATAGGAATTGGGAAAAGCGGCTTACGTTTCTATGAGCATCCATCCTTCCGCGTTCTTGATGTCGGCAGTTCCCCAAATGCTTTTCCGGATATAGAGCTTTCTTTGCATTTCGATCTGGGCAGAAAACGCTTTTGCGCGCTTGCTTCAGAAGCCGATGGCTTTGATTCTGATCAGAACCCGATTGGCAAAATCTATCTCTCGGCAGAGGAATATCTGCGCAGCAGTGACACCGGCGAGATATTGATCACTGCAAACCGGGACATGCTTTCAGCGTTATCCGCAATAATACCTTTCAGTGAATACCGGATGTTTGATGATTGCGTCGCCATCAACCTCCAAACTGAGCTTGCACAGACTTGTTTCACGCGGCAATATAACGAGCTTGCCGGTTTTGCGAGGCTTGCCTTGAGTGCGGAAAACGGTAAACTCCGTCTTATAGACATCGATGCGCTACGCCTTGAGCAAAAGGGTTCATATACTTTCTTTGCTGAATATTACGATCATTATATGTCTCACGTGGACTATGAAAAATGGCTGACCATGATCTTGGGTTGGTGCAAGAGCTTTGGAGTGAAACAGTTGAACCGTATTTTGGAGATTGCCTGTGGTACAGCAAACATCGCCGAAATCCTCGTCCACAAAGGCTTTCAGGTTGATGCCTGTGATTGCTCGCCCTTCATGCTGCACATGGCGGCACAGAAACTTTTCAAACCAAATCTCTTTCTCTGTTCGATGACAGAGGATCTTCCGCGAAAGAACTATGACCTCGTATTATGTCTTTTTGACAGTATCAATTACCTTCCCCGCAAATCCGACATCAAGCTCTTGTTAAAAAATACCTGGCAGGCGCTGAACCCCGGAGCTCTCTTCGTTTTCGACATCTCCACCCTGATGAACAGCACCAAGAATTTCTCTGATGCTACTCAGATTTCACAGGTCAGGGACGGCTGTCTCGTGCATCAAGCCAGCTACAACTACAACACCGATAAGCAGAACTCACGACTGGTGCTATTCCGTAAATCCGGCACGGTCTATCATAAACATGAGGAAAACCACGTGCAGCGCGTCTATCGCAACTTCGAGATCATAGAATTAATCGCTTCATCGTCATTTCAACTACTTGGTATTTTCAGCTCCGAAACACGGAAAAATCTATATCACAAAAGGGCTACCGATATCGATGACAAATATGCCCGGCTCTTCTATGTACTGCGGAAAGAAGCATGAGCTCGCTCTACGAAAGAGACTTGGAGCTTTTGGTAGAACATAGCAGAATCATCGGGATCGATGAAGCCGGTAGAGGCTCCTGGGCGGGACCGGTGGTGGTCGCAGCTTGCATTCTTGATTACGATTTCCCGATCGTGGGATTGAACGACAGCAAGAAACTGGGCTACTCGCGACGGGCGGAACTCTATGACCGGATTGTGCTTAGCTGTGTATCATACAAGATCGTGGAGATTACTGCGGATTATATCGACAAGCACAACATCCTAAGAGCGACGATGCTTGGCATGATCCAAGCTGCTGACGCTCTGACCCTTGGGCACTGCCTGATCGACGGTAATCAGATCCCCAAAGGCTTTCCCTATCCTGCGCAAGCGGTAGTGAGGGGTGATGCTACCCATGCCTGCATCGCAGCCGCCTCGATTTTGGCAAAAGTGCATCGCGATCGTTTGATGGAAAAGCTGCATCTCAGCTATCCAAGGTATCGCTTCGACCTGCATCGCGGCTATGGCACAAAACTGCATCTCTCAGCCTTGCAAGAACATGGCGCCTGCAAGGAGCATCGCATGAGCTACAAGCCTCTGCAATCCTTGGAAACCGCTGTTGCCGATCATGCCGTGCAGAACGATCAATAAAGAGCTTGACCAAATCGGCAGAGCGCAGAAAATTGAGAAAATAACGAGATCGAGAGGTAATTAGCATGGAATACCGAGTTTCCGTTTTGCAATATCAGCCCCTGCTGTTGCAAACCAGGGAGAACCTTGAGCGCTTGGAATCTATGCTGCGTGATCTCGAAAGCGACCTTGTGGTGGCGCCTGAGCTGGCTTTGAGCGGATATGTATTTTCCAGCCCGGACGAGGTGAACCAAGTGGCGGAAGAGATACCATCCGGCTACTGTTTCCAACACCTGCGCGATCTCGCCATGCGGCGGAACTTTTCGCTCGTCTATGGTTTCGCTGAAACCTCTGAAGGGCTTTTTTACAACTCTGCCGTGCAGATCAATCCGGACGAAACGCATCATGTATATCGCAAGATCCATCTTTTCAACCGCGAAAAGCTCTTTTTCACGCCCGGGGACAAACCCTTTGCCATGACCGAAGGCAAAAATGGGGTCAAACTCGGGATGATGATCTGTTTCGACTGGCAGTTTCCTGAATCCTCACGCAGCCTCGCTTTGCAGGGCGCGCAAATCATCTGTCATCCGTCCAATCTGGTTCTTCCTTGGTGTCAACAGTCAATGATCACCCGCTCGCTGGAAAACCGAGTCTTCAGCATCACCTCAAACCGCATCGGCACTGAAAAAAACGGCGAACTCGAAGAGTACTTCACCGGTCAGAGCCAGATTCTTGGCACTAAAGGCGAAATCCTCCTTCGCATGGGGGATGAGGAATGCGGAATCCGCACTTGCATCATTGATCCGGATCAAGCATTGGATAAATCCACTATTCCAAGAAACGAAGTCTTCAAAGACAGAAGACCGGAACTTTATACTCTTTGAACATGGAAAAAGAAAAGCTGCAAGCGGAAATCACCAAGCTTCGCGCTGAGATCGAACGGCACAACGTGCTCTATCATGAGCTTGCCAATCCGATCATCAGCGACTTTGACTTTGACCAGCTTGTCAACCGCCTCAAGGAGCTGGAATCCCAAGCCCCCCAA harbors:
- a CDS encoding M55 family metallopeptidase gives rise to the protein MKLYLSIDMEGMPGTYNWDQEKTDRATVKSLMSAHVELVLKEILQHPKASAIEEIVIADSHAGGDNLGFEITALDKSICLISGGPRPRYMLPDFDAEYDRVFLLGYHSGTGALMGNMDHTYSNSRVHKIFINDKAMNEALINAAYAGYHKVPVALVTGDEALRKELFREDAMPWLDYVSTKRAVAKFAAKNYSSLRVDLQIKNAVERALNKDRQAIPLYSFSAPVKLNIEFHSTAMTDVACLMPYVKRLDGRNIEFVEDNYGIVFEALMALVTLASTASM
- the pyrE gene encoding orotate phosphoribosyltransferase encodes the protein MDKLVTINKYNDIFEAELAKGLLADNGIEAFLQNERLMSISPALATGKITVELQVWDNDAETARQIIDGVMQRDDVAQILRNEDAMLEGHFLLTSGKHSNMYVEKIRLLQNPAATSKLCEKLCYLLDEYDFDCVVGPACGGIVLAFEVARQLGKPFLFCQRKDGEMTIRSGFDLSEIKRVAIIEDIVTTGGSVFEVVKCLTGRGVEIAVIAALVDRGGGLVDFGYPFRSLLQLVIPTWEADDCELCKEDVVLVKPGSSDKIRLN
- a CDS encoding class I SAM-dependent methyltransferase; protein product: MPGTDEEAIVSTANLLKDNDTRLLVFATSVSADLWEIGIGKSGLRFYEHPSFRVLDVGSSPNAFPDIELSLHFDLGRKRFCALASEADGFDSDQNPIGKIYLSAEEYLRSSDTGEILITANRDMLSALSAIIPFSEYRMFDDCVAINLQTELAQTCFTRQYNELAGFARLALSAENGKLRLIDIDALRLEQKGSYTFFAEYYDHYMSHVDYEKWLTMILGWCKSFGVKQLNRILEIACGTANIAEILVHKGFQVDACDCSPFMLHMAAQKLFKPNLFLCSMTEDLPRKNYDLVLCLFDSINYLPRKSDIKLLLKNTWQALNPGALFVFDISTLMNSTKNFSDATQISQVRDGCLVHQASYNYNTDKQNSRLVLFRKSGTVYHKHEENHVQRVYRNFEIIELIASSSFQLLGIFSSETRKNLYHKRATDIDDKYARLFYVLRKEA
- a CDS encoding ribonuclease HII, with translation MSSLYERDLELLVEHSRIIGIDEAGRGSWAGPVVVAACILDYDFPIVGLNDSKKLGYSRRAELYDRIVLSCVSYKIVEITADYIDKHNILRATMLGMIQAADALTLGHCLIDGNQIPKGFPYPAQAVVRGDATHACIAAASILAKVHRDRLMEKLHLSYPRYRFDLHRGYGTKLHLSALQEHGACKEHRMSYKPLQSLETAVADHAVQNDQ
- a CDS encoding nitrilase-related carbon-nitrogen hydrolase; the protein is MEYRVSVLQYQPLLLQTRENLERLESMLRDLESDLVVAPELALSGYVFSSPDEVNQVAEEIPSGYCFQHLRDLAMRRNFSLVYGFAETSEGLFYNSAVQINPDETHHVYRKIHLFNREKLFFTPGDKPFAMTEGKNGVKLGMMICFDWQFPESSRSLALQGAQIICHPSNLVLPWCQQSMITRSLENRVFSITSNRIGTEKNGELEEYFTGQSQILGTKGEILLRMGDEECGIRTCIIDPDQALDKSTIPRNEVFKDRRPELYTL